The genome window CAATAATTAATGTACAATCCATAAACCTTGCAGAGATGTTTAAGAACACGTTAAATCTCAGAAAGGAAATCGAAAGCAGCAACATATCTATACATCAAAAGAAACTAGATTTAGAAAGTATTACACGAAACATAGAAGCACAGACCAGCCGTTCAGGCAACCTAATGAAAGACCAGAAAAATATAGAAAAAAACCTGAAAGAACTTCACCAGTTGCGAATTGAAAAAGAAGAAGAAATAGCCTTAGCAGAAGACCAAAAACAAAGAGTCACGGAAGAACGAATTTCTCTCGAAAAATCTCTAGAAATCATAAGAAATGAAATTGAGACGGAAAAAAGAAATAAAGAAACAGCAGAGAAAACAACAAATTTGACTAATAACGAACTTGCCCACCTACAGGACTCATTAGAAAAAATTAAGAAAGAAATTCTTGAACTTGAGCAAAATAAAAGATTTTTTGACAATGAGCTATCAGGGTATACCAAGGAAGGAAAGAGTCAAGTAAGCATATATCTAATAATAGCGGCCATCACAATGGCAACTTTATTCTTCGCAACAATATTCACTATAAGTAACGGCTTAGATCTAATACAAAACTCAACAAATATGGATATGATTGATTTACTACTAAGTAGAGCCCCATTAACAATCGGAATATCTTTAGTAATATCGATGTGCTTTGCACTGACTTACTTCATGATAAATCAATCCATCAAAATCAACTCAGAACGAATGAAATTCATGCAAGCATCCATCATTGCAAAAGACATGTGGACAGCATCTGAAACAGTAACCGATCTAAGCCCTTTCGATAGAGAAAAATTAAGACAACAAGCAAAAATCCAACTGATTGCACGAATCTTTGAAGAAAACAGCCAATCGAAAACTGATAGCAAAATAATGGATGCCTTAGTAGAGAGAGTGCTTAAAAAAGAATAAGTAGTTGCTCCCATGCTTAAAACCTAAACAAAAAACGATTAGCGTACTAAGGTCCCGATTTCAGTACGGCCCTCGCCAGAGGCTCGGGCGTTCTCCCGGCAAAGCGCAAAACTATTTGCGCTTTGAGATCCCATTTCACCCCGCAGTCAAAAACACCTTATAAGCCCCATTGCTGGTCACCAACCGATACTCATAACCCAAGGTATCCAGGTGTTCAGCAATTTCCGCATGATCAGCAATCTCAAAGCCAGCCAACACATCGCCAGTGGCAGCGCCGTGGTTGCGGTAGTGGAATAAGGTGATATTCCATTTTTCGCCCAGGGTGTTGAGGAAGTTCATTAACGCGCCTGGGTATTCCGGGAAGTTGAACTGGTAGACCTGCTCTTGCACTAAACGCGGTGGCATGCCGCCGACCATATGGCGTACGTGTAGTTTGGCTAGTTCATCGTCGGATAAATCCTGATAGTCGTAGCCTGCTGCGGACAAGGCCTGATTGACCTGTTGCAGCTCTTCCGCGCCGTGGCGTAGTTTGATGCCCACAAAAATATGGGCTTTGTTGTCGCTGGCGTAGCGGTAGTTAAATTCGGTGATGGCGCGGCCGCCTAAGGTTTGGCAGAAACGGCGGAAGCTGCCTTTTTCTTCCGGAATAGTGACGGCAAATACCGCTTCTTTTTTCTCGCCCAGTTCGCAGCGCTCCGACACATAACGCAAAGTGTCGAAGTTCAGGTTAGCGCCACTCAGTACTGCGCTGAGGTTTTGAGTTTGAGTGGCCGTTGCCGCATATTTTTTCAGGCCAGCTAAAGCCAAAGCACCAGCAGGTTCTGCTACTGCTCGTAGGTCGTCGAAGATGTCTTTGATGGCGGCACAAATTTCGTCGCTGGAGACTGTGATCACATCGTCGCAGTATAAATGCGCCAGTTTGAAGTTTTCTGTGCCTATACGTTTTACCGCCACACCGTCGGCAAATAACCCTACTCTGTCTAATGTGACAGGCTCACCTGCGTCCATTGCGGCTTTTAAGCAGGCGGCGTCGTCAGGCTCTACCCCTATAACTTTAACGCCTGGCATTACGGCTTTGATATACACCGCCATACCGGCCAATAAGCCACCGCCGCCGACCGGAATAAATACCGCATCCAGTTTGTTATGTTGGCTTAACAGCTCTTTGGCGACTGTGCCCTGGCCTGCGATCACGTCGGCATCGTCAAAAGGTGGAATATAAGTGGCGCCCTGAGTTTGGGATAACTCAATGGCAAACTTATTGGCTTCGTCAAAGGCGGTGCCGTGCAGCAGTACTTTGCCGCCAAGGGCTTTGACTGCTGCGACCTTAATTTCCGGCGTGGTGATAGGCATCACAATAGTGGCGTGCAGGCCCAGTTTGCTGGCGGATAAAGCCACGCCTTGGGCATGATTGCCTGCCGAAGCACAGACAACATTTCCACCTGGGTTTTGCTCACGCACTTTATGTAGTTTATGAAAAGCGCCACGCAGCTTAAAAGAATACACAGGCTGCATATCTTCACGTTTTAACAGCACATGCTGGCCAATACGCTGGCTGAGTTTTGGCATAGCCTGCAGCGGGGTTTCTATCGCCGCCTGATACACGGGCGACAATAAAATTTCCCGCAAATACTGCTGCATCAGAGCTGGGTTTGGTGCCGGGCGCTGCCAGTCGGCTGCAGTTTTGCCTTGCTGTTTTACAGCGTCTTTAACAGAGTTTTGCACAGCACTCAGCTCTTTATTCACGGCATTCATAGGTCTTCCAATTTACTCAAATCACGTACTGCGCCTTTATCAGCACTGCTTGCCAGCATGGCATAGGCTTTTAACGCTGGGCTGACGGAGCGTACGCGATCAACAGGTTTCCAGGCCAGCTTGCCTTTAGCTTCCATAGCGGCGCGGCGCTCTGCCAATACGGCATCACTCACACCAATGGCGATGCTGCGGTTTGGAATATCAATGGCGATGGCGTCACCTTCTTCGACCAGACCAATAGCGCCGCCGCTGGCAGCTTCTGGCGATACATGGCCTATAGATAAACCCGAAGTACCGCCCGAGAAACGGCCGTCTGTGATTAAAGCGCAGGCTTTGCCTAAACCCATCGACTTTAAGTAGCTGGTTGGATACAACATTTCCTGCATGCCTGGGCCGCCTTTTGGCCCTTCGTAGCGGATGATGACTACGTCACCTGCAACAATTTTGCCTGCCAGAATGGCTTCTACAGAGCTGTCCTGGCTTTCAAAAATACGGGCGCGGCCGTTAAACACCAGGTTTTCTTTTTCTACACCAGCGGTTTTAACAATACAGCCGTTGGGCGCTATGTTGCCGTACAGCACGGCCAAACCGCCGTCTTGTGAATAAGCGTTTTCTTTGCTTCTGATACAACCTTCAGCGCGGTCGTCGTCCAGCGTTGGGTAACGGCAACTTTGCGAAAAGGCCTGAGTGGTACGGATGCCGGCAGGGCCGGCGCGGAAGAAATCCAGCACCTGTTGATCTTTAGTTAAGGTGATATCAAAGCGGTTGATCACATCGCCTAAAGAGCTGCCTGCCACATGAGGTGTGTCCGGGTTGAGTAAACCGGCGCGCAGCAACTCGCCTAATATCGCAATCACACCACCGGCGCGGTGTACGTCTTCCATATGGTATTTTTGCGTGCTCGGCGCCACTTTGGATAAATGCGGCACAATGCGTGATAAACGGTCGATGTCGCTCATGCCAAAATCGACTTCGGCTTCAATAGCGGCGGCCAATAAATGCAGCACTGTATTGGTAGAACCGCCCATGGCGATATCCAGCATCATGGCGTTTTCGAAGGCGGTTTTATTGGCGATATTACGTGGCAATGCGCTGGCGTCGTTGTTTTTATACCAGCGGTTGCATAAGTCCATAATGCGCGCACCAGCACTGATAAACAGCGCTTTACGGTCGCTATGAGTCGCCAGCATAGAGCCATTGCCCGGTTGGCCTAAACCTAAAGCTTCAACTAAGCAGTTCATTGAGTTGGCGGTAAACATACCAGAGCAAGAGCCACAGGTTGGGCAGGCGCTACGTTCAATTTTTGCGCTGTCTTCATCGCTAACATTAGGGTTAGCTGCCGACACCATAGCGTCGACTAAATCCAGCTTGATAATTTGGTCCGACAGTTTGGTTTTGCCCGCTTCCATAGGGCCACCAGACACAAAAATGGCTGGAATATTTAAGCGAAGAGCCGCCATTAACATGCCTGGGGTGATTTTGTCGCAGTTGGAAATACAGACCATAGCGTCAGCGCAGTGACCGTTGACCATATATTCCACCGAATCGGCGATGATTTCGCGTGACGGCAGGCTGTACAGCATACCGCCGTGGCCCATGGCGATGCCGTCGTCTATGGCGATGGTATTAAATTCTTTAGCGATACCACCTGCTTCTTCAATAGCTTCAGCCACCAGCTTGCCTAAATCGCGCAAATGCACATGGCCAGGTACAAACTGAGTGAAGGAGTTCACGACGGCAATAATAGGTTTACCAAAGTCGGTATCTTTTACTCCTGTGGCACGCCATAAAGCACGGGCTCCCGCCATATTGCGGCCTTCAGTAGTGGTTGCAGATCTTAACTTAGGCATGGTTTTGTTGCTCCGATTTATTTAGTTCCCCTGCGTACTTGGAACCGCAGCGTTGTTGACTTCGCTCC of Rheinheimera sp. MM224 contains these proteins:
- the ilvA gene encoding threonine ammonia-lyase, biosynthetic, with the translated sequence MQQYLREILLSPVYQAAIETPLQAMPKLSQRIGQHVLLKREDMQPVYSFKLRGAFHKLHKVREQNPGGNVVCASAGNHAQGVALSASKLGLHATIVMPITTPEIKVAAVKALGGKVLLHGTAFDEANKFAIELSQTQGATYIPPFDDADVIAGQGTVAKELLSQHNKLDAVFIPVGGGGLLAGMAVYIKAVMPGVKVIGVEPDDAACLKAAMDAGEPVTLDRVGLFADGVAVKRIGTENFKLAHLYCDDVITVSSDEICAAIKDIFDDLRAVAEPAGALALAGLKKYAATATQTQNLSAVLSGANLNFDTLRYVSERCELGEKKEAVFAVTIPEEKGSFRRFCQTLGGRAITEFNYRYASDNKAHIFVGIKLRHGAEELQQVNQALSAAGYDYQDLSDDELAKLHVRHMVGGMPPRLVQEQVYQFNFPEYPGALMNFLNTLGEKWNITLFHYRNHGAATGDVLAGFEIADHAEIAEHLDTLGYEYRLVTSNGAYKVFLTAG
- the ilvD gene encoding dihydroxy-acid dehydratase; translation: MPKLRSATTTEGRNMAGARALWRATGVKDTDFGKPIIAVVNSFTQFVPGHVHLRDLGKLVAEAIEEAGGIAKEFNTIAIDDGIAMGHGGMLYSLPSREIIADSVEYMVNGHCADAMVCISNCDKITPGMLMAALRLNIPAIFVSGGPMEAGKTKLSDQIIKLDLVDAMVSAANPNVSDEDSAKIERSACPTCGSCSGMFTANSMNCLVEALGLGQPGNGSMLATHSDRKALFISAGARIMDLCNRWYKNNDASALPRNIANKTAFENAMMLDIAMGGSTNTVLHLLAAAIEAEVDFGMSDIDRLSRIVPHLSKVAPSTQKYHMEDVHRAGGVIAILGELLRAGLLNPDTPHVAGSSLGDVINRFDITLTKDQQVLDFFRAGPAGIRTTQAFSQSCRYPTLDDDRAEGCIRSKENAYSQDGGLAVLYGNIAPNGCIVKTAGVEKENLVFNGRARIFESQDSSVEAILAGKIVAGDVVIIRYEGPKGGPGMQEMLYPTSYLKSMGLGKACALITDGRFSGGTSGLSIGHVSPEAASGGAIGLVEEGDAIAIDIPNRSIAIGVSDAVLAERRAAMEAKGKLAWKPVDRVRSVSPALKAYAMLASSADKGAVRDLSKLEDL